A region of Ornithodoros turicata isolate Travis chromosome 5, ASM3712646v1, whole genome shotgun sequence DNA encodes the following proteins:
- the LOC135394798 gene encoding NFX1-type zinc finger-containing protein 1-like isoform X1 has translation MAMVDSLHESQLGIDDIYNRALKLEAFATSGAMLGRQRVLSHPDFRTLPVVPASEELLARELPRLTPNRVRGSYNRMEHYLDVQFRLLREDFVRPLREGIWECARAQQVRGYRYRKEIFRKLDGVNVHSGVVVISSSVNADGRVYVVQFDASSFSKIRWKGTRRFIPGSLLCFSKDNFETIQVATVSRASQSMLGRGVVEVTFWNCSCAVTGQFVVLESIAYFEGYRHVFQALQNTHVLPLEKYIVGAESVVFHPSYVNNSTTFDITCLLEAPGGTRRKVTLLDRDSWPKAEELQLDSSQLQALQYALTHELGVIQGPPGTGKTYMGLKIVQTLLENDAVWGDEQGPILVVCYTNRALDQFLEGVLQFTKLVTRMGGGCKNNALKRYHVNRKCKRTQAGRQSCEALQKHLERVKTLSALAQRAFSVPEEEDVVKLLMHVMSKACCQSFLQAVFDEHSFCQVFRVWLRLDQTKALFLNQCSKKDTSSVHKAKKGSNMRDLDTSSWEAHLRNIIKEGDRATGDDHVEDVWTLRSRERWKLYRYWVDNLTSVIDTFQTSEMTTMEDVQERMAHSRLMADLPVLRASKVIGMTTTCAAKYQALLREVQPRIVIVEEAAEVLEAHVVTSLAPQTQHVILIGDHQQLRPPTNVHELSIRYKMDVSLFERMLINGVGVKQLRVQHRMRPDFARLLTPRFYPALEHHPCVEQYEDIEGMTTNMFFFNHSSPERRNSGRSYSNVFEANFLVNLCRYLLAQGYQPSQITLLTPYMCQKKLLERAASTYHELTAVAITVVDNFQGEENDIILLSLVRSNETGETGFVRVANRICVLLSRARMGFYCVGNMTLLSEASNLWRDIVDDLKYRGLLRCELKLRCRRHSNSTAVVRTADDFPSGRSGLCNHPCTASLPCGHSCPKNCHMDTEDHTLFTCRERCGKTCSRGHCCNERCHSHCTPSTMQVEFPVCHHTSEVPCYMADKAICTKKCGRLLNTCGHPCGKTCGELCGGACVGSSAEVGPCGHLIEVPCKISGCIAAIPELCRARCERLLQCGHRCAGRCSEPCGDNPCREAVKKSLPCGHTVTAECRELATVIACRTKSSYVLPCGHDVVLECWQTQTESFFACDQCPKSLPCGHTCRFRCTRACSHVCRAEVAAPCLSGHTVVVPCWQQKDPSVISRLCRAPCPAILQCGHPCWNACNEPCASTCNKYVTLDRACGHKDIVPCSLRKKEFPCLEPCPRSLACGHPCPAACYKTPCPYPCQLSCPMSCPHGPCPAVCGYPCPPCGEPCTWSCPHYRCDALCCEPCTRPPCDHRCARLLPCGHACLGACGEPCPTLCSVCKPQEYEEAAGTSLNVLLIALGDCGHSVPEEDLRKACSTVPEDGPLLCPRCSTPARHCLRFGQRVKKYIARMNRQKRKALDDIGTEHYGYKAVAGQRSLEYLRGLIAKKQPCDK, from the exons GAAAGAAATATTCCGCAAGTTGGACGGCGTGAACGTCCATTCCGGCGTTGTCGTCATTTCCTCTTCCGTCAACGCAGATGGAAGGGTATACGTCGTGCAGTTCGACGCCTCGAGTTTCTCAAAGATACGCTGGAAGGGAACGAGGCGCTTCATTCCCGGATCGCTGCTTTGCTTCAGTAAGGACAACTTCGAGACAATCCAGGTGGCCACGGTGTCGCGTGCCAGTCAAAGTATGCTAGGCAGGGGCGTCGTTGAAGTCACATTCTGGAATTGTAGCTGCGCAGTCACGGGCCAGTTTGTTGTTCTGGAAAGCATCGCATACTTCGAGGGTTATCGTCATGTATTCCAGGCTCTGCAAAATACGCACGTTCTTCCACTGGAAAAGTACATCGTAG GTGCGGAATCTGTCGTTTTCCATCCAAGTTACGTGAATAATTCGACGACGTTCGACATAACGTGTCTCCTAGAGGCACCTGGTGGTACCCGCCGAAAGGTGACCCTGCTCGACCGAGACAGCTGGCCAAAGGCGGAAGAACTCCAACTGGACAGCTCCCAACTGCAGGCTCTTCAGTACGCGCTAACCCATGAACTAGGCGTCATACAGGGACCTCCGGGAACGGGAAAGACCTACATGGGTTTGAAGATTGTTCAGACGCTGTTGGAGAACGACGCCGTATGGGGTGACGAACAAGGTCCCATCTTGGTGGTCTGCTATACCAATCGCGCCCTGGATCAGTTTCTGGAAGGCGTGCTTCAGTTCACGAAACTTGTCACCAGGATGGGCGGTGGATGTAAGAACAACGCCTTGAAAAGGTATCATGTCAATAGGAAGTGTAAACGGACACAAGCTGGTCGGCAGTCCTGTGAAGCTCTACAGAAGCACCTTGAACGAGTGAAG ACTCTTTCAGCATTGGCACAGAGAGCCTTTTCCGTACCTGAGGAAGAGGACGTTGTAAAACTGCTTATGCATGTCATGAGCAAGGCGTGCTGCCAGTCCTTCTTGCAAGCGGTGTTCGACGAGCATTCCTTCTGTCAAGTGTTCAGGGTGTGGTTACGCCTGGATCAAACGAAAGCACTCTTCCTGAATCAATGCAGCAAAAAGGACACGTCATCG GTGCACAAAGCTAAAAAGGGATCCAACATGCGGGACCTGGACACAAGCTCTTGGGAAGCACATCTGCGCAACATCATCAAGGAGGGCGATCGAGCCACAGGAGACGATCACGTCGAGGACGTCTGGACACTACGATCTCGAGAGCGCTGGAAACTATATCGATACTGGGTCGACAACCTGACTTCTGTGATTGACACCTTTCAAACTTCTGAGATGACCACAATGGAAGATGTGCAAGAGCGCATGGCGCACTCCAGACTAATGGCTGACCTACCGGTCCTTAGGGCGTCCAAG GTCATTGGAATGACAACAACGTGCGCGGCTAAGTACCAGGCTCTCCTCCGCGAGGTGCAACCGCGCATCGTCATCGTGGAAGAGGCAGCCGAAGTACTCGAAGCTCACGTGGTGACAAGCTTGGCTCCGCAAACTCAGCATGTGATCCTCATCGGGGACCACCAGCAGTTGCGTCCGCCTACGAATGTACACGAACTGTCAATCAG ATACAAGATGGACGTGTCTCTTTTCGAAAGAATGCTTATCAACGGCGTGGGTGTCAAACAGCTCCGCGTTCAACATCGCATGAGGCCGGACTTCGCCCGCCTTCTCACGCCACGATTCTACCCTGCTCTGGAGCACCACCCGTGCGTGGAACAATACGAGGACATTGAGGGTATGACCACGAACATGTTCTTCTTCAATCACTCCTCCCCAGAGCGGAGAAATTCTGGCAGAAGCTATAGCAACGTTTTCGAGGCGAATTTTCTTGTCAACCTCTGCAGATACCTGCTTGCTCAGGGTTACCAACCTTCTCAAATCACTTTGCTCACGCCGTACATGTGTCAGAAGAAGCTTCTAGAGCGCGCAGCTAGTACATATCACGAGCTGACCGCGGTGGCCATCACAGTAGTGGATAATTTCCAAGGAGAAGAGAACGACATCATCCTCTTGTCCCTGGTTCGCTCCAACGAAACCGGGGAAACCGGTTTTGTTCGAGTGGCGAACCGAATTTGTGTCCTCCTGTCCAGGGCTCGTATGGGATTTTACTGCGTAGGCAATATGACCTTACTGAGCGAGGCGTCCAACTTATGGAGAGACATCGTTGACGACCTCAAATATCGTGGCCTTCTCCGATGCGAACTGAAGTTACGGTGCAGGAGACACTCGAACAGCACGGCAGTAGTAAGAACAGCAGATGACTTTCCTAGCGGTCGTAGTGGTCTCTGTAACCATCCGTGCACAGCCTCCCTTCCCTGCGGACATTCTTGTCCAAAAAACTGCCACATGGATACTGAGGACCACACGCTGTTCACCTGCAGAGAGCGTTGCGGAAAGACGTGTTCTAGAGGTCACTGTTGCAACGAACGCTGCCACAGCCACTGTACGCCTAGCACGATGCAGGTGGAGTTTCCCGTTTGCCACCATACTTCCGAAGTTCCGTGTTATATGGCAGATAAGGCGATTTGCACGAAAAAATGCGGGCGACTCTTGAATACATGCGGTCATCCGTGCGGCAAAACATGCGGCGAGCTCTGCGGTGGAGCGTGCGTCGGATCAAGTGCTGAGGTAGGTCCATGCGGACATCTCATCGAAGTTCCGTGCAAGATATCTGGCTGTATCGCTGCTATTCCAGAACTCTGTCGAGCCCGCTGCGAGAGACTGCTACAATGCGGACATAGGTGTGCAGGGCGTTGTAGTGAGCCGTGTGGCGATAACCCGTGCAGGGAGGCCGTAAAGAAGTCCTTACCCTGCGGCCATACGGTCACTGCGGAGTGTCGTGAGTTGGCAACGGTTATTGCATGCCGGACGAAATCTAGTTACGTGCTTCCTTGCGGACATGACGTGGTCCTCGAATGCTGGCAAACCCAAACTGAATCATTTTTCGCTTGCGATCAGTGTCCAAAGTCCCTGCCATGTGGACACACATGCCGCTTCAGATGCACTAGAGCTTGTAGCCACGTTTGCAGGGCCGAAGTAGCCGCTCCGTGCTTATCTGGACACACCGTTGTAGTTCCATGTTGGCAGCAGAAGGATCCTTCTGTCATTTCTAGACTGTGCCGTGCACCTTGTCCAGCTATCCTTCAATGCGGTCATCCTTGCTGGAATGCCTGCAACGAACCTTGCGCAAGTACGTGCAACAAGTATGTTACTTTGGACAGAGCTTGCGGCCACAAAGATATCGTTCCGTGCAGTCTGCGGAAAAAGGAATTTCCTTGCTTAGAACCTTGTCCTCGGTCTCTTGCCTGCGGTCATCCGTGTCCGGCCGCCTGCTACAAAACGCCGTGTCCATACCCGTGCCAGCTATCGTGTCCAATGTCCTGCCCTCACGGCCCGTGCCCGGCTGTATGTGGCTATCCATGTCCACCTTGCGGAGAACCCTGCACGTGGTCGTGTCCGCACTATCGTTGCGATGCCTTGTGTTGCGAACCTTGTACACGGCCTCCCTGCGACCATCGCTGCGCGAGACTGCTGCCCTGTGGCCATGCTTGCCTCGGAGCCTGCGGCGAGCCGTGTCCGACGCTATGCAGTGTTTGCAAGCCTCAAGAATACGAGGAAGCAGCGGGAACGTCCCTAAATGTTCTCCTCATAGCGCTCGGAGActgcggacattctgtgcccgagGAAGATTTGAGGAAAGCTTGTTCCACTGTCCCTGAGGATGGCCCTCTTTTGTGCCCTAGATGCTCGACGCCCGCCAGGCATTGTCTGAG GTTCGGTCAACGTGTCAAGAAGTACATCGCCAGGATGAACAGACAAAAGCGAAAGGCTCTGGATGACATCGGGACTGAACATTACGGTTATAAAGCGGTTGCCGGACAACGCTCACTTGAGTACCTCCGTGGTCTCATTGCAAAGAAGCAACCCTGCGACAAGTAG